One part of the Humulus lupulus chromosome 9, drHumLupu1.1, whole genome shotgun sequence genome encodes these proteins:
- the LOC133799622 gene encoding serpin-Z1-like, which translates to METNMSMEILKQFLVDKVRLLRKNGVWEDRFDPSKNRIEKFYTLNGDAVQVPYMCQDYVFNGCYTPLEGFSVLRLLYEDPSFRFEQMFAMYIFLPEKTDGLSNITNLFSSHSKDFLTQKFKFDQIYYIKKLRIPNFKFNFKFNVSKMMERLGLIMDESEKSVGISSSDGQTNIPRNRKNFHSASIEVNENGTEAASADYGEERMGCSLYSTPKQYVDFVVDHPFFFMIREDKSRTPIFFGTVVNPLLD; encoded by the exons ATGGAGACGAATATGAGTATGGAGATACTAAAGCAATTCCTTGTTGATAAAGTTCGGCTATTGCGCAAGAAC GGTGTTTGGGAAGATCGATTCGACCCATCAAAAAATCGCATAGAAAAATTCTACACACTAAACGGCGATGCGGTTCAAGTTCCATATATGTGTCAAGATTATGTTTTTAATGGTTGCTATACACCTTTAGAAGGGTTCAGTGTTCTACGGTTGTTGTATGAGGATCCTTCTTTTAGATTTGAACAGATGTTTGCCATGTACATTTTCTTGCCAGAGAAAACAGATGGGTTATCGAACATAACGAATCTGTTCAGTTCACACTCAAAAGATTTTCTTACTCAAAAATTTAAGTTTGAtcaaatatattatattaaaaaattaagaataccCAATTTCAAGTTCAACTTTAAATTTAATGTTTCGAAGATGATGGAGCGATTGGGATTGATTATGGACGAATCAGAGAAGTCAGTTGGTATTAGTAGTAGTGATGGACAAACTAATATTCCTCGAAATAGGAAAAATTTTCATAGTGCTTCTATTGAAGTTAATGAGAACGGAACTGAAGCTGCATCTGCCGATTATGGTGAAGAACGTATGGGATGTTCTTTGTACTCTACACCTAAACAATACGTAGATTTTGTTGTTGATCATCCTTTTTTCTTCATGATAAGGGAGGACAAATCAAGAACTCCAATCTTTTTTGGAACTGTGGTTAATCCACTTCTAGATTAA